In Phycisphaerae bacterium, the genomic window TCCGGTTTGCACGATGCACAAGGCTCAAACCAGGAGGAAATGTCATGCAATCCGGCAAATCCAATGGACCCTCACGGCGGCAGGTAATGTGCGGCGCGGCCGTGGCGGCGGCAACCACGGCTTTCCCGTACGTGTTGAAGGGAGCGGCTTTTGACAAGCCCATCAAAGTCGGACTGATCGGCTGTGGCGGCCGTGGCACGGGCGCAGCCCACAACGCGATGGAAGCCGATCCTGCCGTGAGAATCGTGGCCCTTGCCGACGCCTACAAGGACCGGCTCGAGGGCTGCCGCGGGGAGTTGAAGAAAAGGGGAGCTGAGATCGAGGACAAGCACTGCTTCGTCGGTTTCGATGCCTACAAGAAGCTGCTCGAGCTGGACCTGGACTACGTGATCCTGGCCACTCCGCCCTACTACCGGCCGGAACATTTCACGGCGGCGATCAAGGCCGGAAAACACGTGTTCACCGAGAAGCCCGTCGCTGTGGACCCGGTGGGTATTCGGATCATGCTCGAAGCGGGGAAGATGGCGGACGAGAAAAAGCTCTCGGTCACCGCCGGGACCCAGCGCCGTCACCAGAACTCCTACATCGAGACGATCAAGCGAATCCACGACGGCGCCATCGGCAAGATCCTGTCCGCCCAGTGCTACTGGAACATGGGCCAACTCTGGTACAAGGAGCGAGAACCCAAGTGGTCTGACATGGAGTGGATGCATCGAGACTGGGTGAACTGGGCTTGGCTGTCCGGCGACCACGTGGTCGAGCAGCATGTTCATAATCTGGACATCATCAATTGGGTGCTCAAGACACATGCCCGCAAGGCCGTAGCCATGGGCGGACGCGCCCGCCGGGTTACCGGTGATCAGTACGACTTCTTCTCGGCGGATCTGTCGTTCCCGAACCCCGAGGCTCCGGA contains:
- a CDS encoding Gfo/Idh/MocA family oxidoreductase codes for the protein MQSGKSNGPSRRQVMCGAAVAAATTAFPYVLKGAAFDKPIKVGLIGCGGRGTGAAHNAMEADPAVRIVALADAYKDRLEGCRGELKKRGAEIEDKHCFVGFDAYKKLLELDLDYVILATPPYYRPEHFTAAIKAGKHVFTEKPVAVDPVGIRIMLEAGKMADEKKLSVTAGTQRRHQNSYIETIKRIHDGAIGKILSAQCYWNMGQLWYKEREPKWSDMEWMHRDWVNWAWLSGDHVVEQHVHNLDIINWVLKTHARKAVAMGGRARRVTGDQYDFFSADLSFPNPEAPDKENMDIHVHSMCRQITGCASSVSERVIGEKGISNCAGWISNAGKLDIPGNEPYVQEHVDLIKAIRTGEQINETQNVSESTMTAIMIRMSAYTGKEVAWDDAIESDLKLGPPDYKLEEAEIRKHIPVPGK